One genomic segment of Mycolicibacterium chubuense NBB4 includes these proteins:
- a CDS encoding DUF4192 domain-containing protein — translation MATSTRPESPLDRPGALIAAIPAVLGFVPEKSLVLVTAADGEMGAVLRADLDGRLDESLSCLAELAASSGAETAIAVIVDAEGAGCRVCAEERRDLVGWLATELASQGVELTSSHVVAEVAAGAGWYCGDGCGRTGVVDDPAASPIAVAAVLDGRRLYDRRSELVDVVAPADEAHSAALKHLIEQSAVITERTDAIARADIEHALACAERLEGGRPLTDDQTARLALALSDGRVRDTLYALAVGDHAGAAEALWADLSRRLPEPWRVEALVLLAFSAYARGDGPLAGISLDAALRCRSDHKMAGMLDQALRSGLRPERIRELARTGYRLAGQLGVQLPPRRSFGQRAG, via the coding sequence ATGGCCACATCAACTCGCCCCGAATCCCCGCTCGACCGCCCCGGTGCCCTCATCGCGGCGATACCCGCCGTCCTCGGCTTCGTGCCGGAAAAATCGCTGGTGCTCGTCACCGCCGCTGACGGCGAGATGGGTGCTGTCTTGCGTGCCGATCTCGACGGCAGGCTCGACGAGTCGCTGTCCTGCCTCGCCGAGTTGGCGGCGTCCTCCGGAGCGGAGACGGCGATCGCGGTGATCGTCGACGCGGAGGGGGCGGGCTGCCGGGTGTGCGCCGAGGAACGCCGCGACCTGGTGGGATGGCTGGCCACCGAGCTGGCAAGCCAGGGTGTGGAACTGACCTCCTCACACGTCGTCGCGGAGGTGGCCGCGGGCGCCGGCTGGTACTGCGGGGACGGTTGCGGGCGCACGGGCGTCGTCGACGATCCCGCCGCGTCGCCCATCGCGGTGGCCGCCGTGCTGGACGGCAGACGGCTCTACGATCGCCGCTCCGAACTCGTCGACGTCGTGGCGCCCGCCGACGAGGCGCACAGTGCAGCGCTCAAGCACCTGATCGAACAGTCCGCGGTGATCACCGAGCGCACCGACGCCATCGCGCGCGCCGACATCGAGCACGCACTGGCGTGCGCCGAACGGCTCGAAGGTGGCCGTCCGCTGACCGACGATCAGACCGCGCGGCTGGCACTGGCGCTGTCCGACGGCCGGGTCCGCGACACGTTGTATGCGTTGGCCGTCGGCGATCACGCCGGCGCGGCCGAGGCGCTATGGGCCGACCTGTCCCGGCGTCTGCCGGAGCCTTGGCGCGTCGAAGCGCTTGTCCTGCTTGCTTTTTCGGCCTATGCGCGGGGAGACGGCCCGCTTGCCGGTATCTCGCTCGACGCCGCGCTCAGGTGCCGGTCGGACCACAAGATGGCGGGCATGCTCGACCAGGCGCTGCGGTCGGGCCTTCGCCCCGAGCGCATCCGCGAACTGGCGCGCACCGGTTATCGGCTGGCCGGCCAGCTCGGCGTGCAGCTGCCGCCGCGCCGGTCGTTCGGGCAGCGAGCGGGGTGA
- a CDS encoding metal-dependent transcriptional regulator, with protein sequence MNDLVDTTEMYLRTIYDLEEEGVIPLRARIAERLEQSGPTVSQTVSRMERDGLLHVAGDRHLELTDKGRSLAVAVMRKHRLAERLLVDVIGLPWEEVHAEACRWEHVMSEDVERRLVQVLDNPTTSPFGNPIPGLSELGVGDDLTDETANLVRLTELPAGMPVAVVVRQLTEHVQGDVDLIARLKDAGVVPNARVTVEVNDHGGVMIVIPGHEQVELPHEMAHAVKVEKV encoded by the coding sequence ATGAACGATCTTGTCGATACCACCGAGATGTATCTGCGAACCATTTACGACCTCGAAGAAGAGGGCGTCATCCCGTTGCGCGCACGGATCGCAGAGCGTCTCGAGCAGAGTGGGCCCACCGTCAGCCAGACCGTCTCCCGGATGGAGCGCGACGGCCTCCTGCACGTCGCCGGTGACCGCCACCTCGAGCTGACCGACAAGGGACGTTCGCTGGCCGTGGCCGTAATGCGCAAGCATCGCCTGGCCGAGCGGTTGCTGGTCGATGTGATCGGGCTGCCGTGGGAAGAGGTGCATGCCGAGGCCTGCCGCTGGGAGCACGTGATGAGCGAGGACGTCGAACGCCGGCTCGTGCAGGTGCTCGACAATCCGACCACCTCACCGTTCGGCAACCCGATCCCCGGCCTTTCCGAGCTGGGAGTCGGTGACGACCTGACCGACGAGACCGCCAACCTGGTGCGGCTGACCGAGCTGCCCGCCGGCATGCCGGTCGCGGTGGTCGTGCGGCAGCTCACCGAGCACGTGCAGGGCGACGTCGATCTGATCGCCCGCCTCAAGGACGCCGGCGTGGTGCCCAACGCACGCGTGACCGTGGAGGTCAACGACCACGGCGGCGTCATGATCGTCATCCCCGGCCACGAGCAGGTGGAGCTCCCCCACGAGATGGCCCACGCCGTCAAGGTCGAGAAGGTCTGA
- the sigB gene encoding sigma-70 family RNA polymerase sigma factor SigB: protein MANATTSRVDQDLDAQSPAADLVRVYLNGIGKTALLNAADEVELAKRIEAGLYARHLLQTRKRLGDNRKRDLAAVVRDGEAARRHLLEANLRLVVSLAKRYTGRGMPLLDLIQEGNLGLIRAMEKFDYSKGFKFSTYATWWIRQAITRGMADQSRTIRLPVHLVEQVNKLARIKREMHQNLGREATDEELAAESGIPVEKITDLLEHSRDPVSLDMPVGSDEEAPLGDFIEDAEAMSAENAVISELLHTDIRYVLATLDEREQQVIRLRFGLDDGQPRTLDQIGKLFGLSRERVRQIEREVMAKLRNGERADRLRSYAS, encoded by the coding sequence ATGGCAAATGCCACCACCAGCCGCGTAGACCAAGACCTGGACGCTCAGAGCCCGGCCGCCGACTTGGTGCGGGTCTACCTCAACGGCATTGGTAAGACGGCGCTGCTCAACGCAGCCGATGAGGTCGAACTGGCCAAGCGCATCGAGGCGGGACTCTACGCGCGGCATCTGCTTCAGACGCGGAAGCGGTTGGGCGACAACCGCAAACGCGATCTCGCGGCCGTGGTGCGCGACGGGGAGGCTGCCCGGCGCCACCTGCTGGAGGCGAACCTGCGCCTGGTGGTGTCGCTGGCCAAGCGTTACACCGGCCGCGGCATGCCGCTGCTCGACCTGATCCAGGAGGGCAACCTCGGGCTGATCCGCGCGATGGAGAAGTTCGACTACAGCAAGGGCTTCAAGTTCTCCACCTACGCGACGTGGTGGATCCGGCAGGCGATCACCCGCGGCATGGCCGATCAGAGCCGCACCATCCGGCTCCCCGTGCACCTCGTCGAGCAGGTCAACAAGCTGGCCCGCATCAAGCGGGAAATGCACCAGAACCTGGGCCGCGAGGCCACCGATGAGGAGCTCGCCGCCGAGTCCGGCATCCCGGTCGAGAAGATCACCGACCTGCTCGAGCACAGCCGCGATCCGGTGAGCTTGGACATGCCCGTGGGCAGCGACGAGGAGGCCCCGCTGGGCGACTTCATCGAAGACGCGGAAGCGATGTCGGCGGAGAACGCCGTCATCTCCGAATTGCTGCACACCGACATCCGTTACGTGCTCGCCACCCTCGACGAGCGCGAGCAGCAGGTGATCCGTTTGCGCTTCGGCCTCGACGACGGACAGCCGCGCACCCTCGATCAGATCGGTAAGCTGTTCGGGCTTTCCCGTGAACGCGTGCGCCAGATCGAGCGCGAGGTGATGGCGAAGCTCCGAAATGGTGAGCGCGCCGACCGCCTCCGCTCGTACGCCAGCTGA